In one Winogradskyella sp. MH6 genomic region, the following are encoded:
- a CDS encoding OmpA family protein, whose translation MKNIISLFCLLLITSISLGQNKKTEKADKLYNSYQYVDAIEEYLKLSGDKGISTYISTQLADSYYNIYNIEEAAKWYKTALEKQPSAETYYKYAQVLKSQGKYKLANKQMDEFAKLLPDDERAKNYLKNPNYIPQLVEKDKLFNIEETSINDDKQSDFGAVLSNDNILYFVSTRKSSKKQDLWTKQSYLDIYKSIRNEDGTLSTPEEVAELNTMYHDGPLTISKDGKTMYFSRDGHSMGTYKKIKNNKVKLAQQGIYRATLIDGKWENITALPINSNDYTVSHPSLSPDGKTLYFASNMPGGQGDTDIWKISIDGSNYGKPVNLGDNVNTSGKEGFPFIAEDDILYFASSGRQGFGGFDIFKCDLKNNTKAENLGNGINTKSDDFSFSVNSLNKIGYFSSNRSGSDNIYLAIPICQFETLITVKDRITNAFVKNAEITILDSQNREIATQKSDKNGKTDFNVSCEDSYSISVSKKGYNDIIIPVEESEGNDVTINVDLEPINEIITEREVKLNNIYFAFNKSNITQQGALELDKLVKIMKDYPEMKILVRSHTDTKGAVDYNKKLSERRAESTVQYLISKGVDKSRLSSEGVGSNEPLVKCTPNCTDSQDAKNRRSEFLIKKN comes from the coding sequence ATGAAAAACATTATTAGTTTATTTTGCCTACTGCTAATTACTTCCATTAGCTTAGGACAAAACAAAAAAACAGAAAAAGCCGATAAGCTTTATAATAGTTATCAATATGTAGATGCTATAGAAGAGTATTTAAAACTCTCAGGAGATAAGGGTATTAGCACATACATAAGCACACAATTGGCAGACAGCTATTATAATATTTATAATATAGAGGAAGCTGCTAAATGGTATAAAACTGCATTAGAAAAACAGCCAAGTGCGGAAACTTATTACAAATATGCACAGGTATTAAAATCTCAAGGTAAATACAAGTTAGCTAATAAGCAAATGGACGAATTTGCTAAACTATTACCTGATGACGAACGTGCAAAAAACTATCTAAAAAACCCTAATTACATTCCGCAATTAGTAGAAAAAGACAAACTGTTCAATATTGAAGAAACCTCTATCAACGATGATAAGCAGAGCGACTTTGGTGCTGTGCTCTCTAACGATAACATCTTATACTTTGTAAGTACAAGAAAGAGTTCAAAAAAACAGGACTTATGGACAAAACAATCTTACTTGGATATCTATAAATCTATAAGAAACGAAGACGGAACACTATCTACACCAGAGGAAGTTGCAGAGCTAAACACAATGTACCACGATGGCCCTCTAACAATAAGTAAAGACGGTAAAACCATGTATTTCTCTAGAGATGGGCACAGTATGGGTACTTACAAAAAAATTAAAAACAATAAAGTAAAACTAGCTCAACAAGGCATCTATAGAGCCACTTTAATTGATGGAAAATGGGAAAACATAACAGCACTTCCTATTAATAGCAATGACTATACGGTAAGTCATCCAAGCCTGAGTCCAGATGGTAAAACTTTATATTTTGCTTCTAACATGCCAGGTGGACAAGGAGATACAGACATTTGGAAAATTAGCATTGATGGCAGTAACTACGGTAAGCCTGTAAACCTAGGAGATAACGTTAATACTTCTGGTAAAGAAGGGTTTCCGTTTATTGCCGAAGATGACATTCTTTATTTTGCATCAAGCGGAAGACAAGGTTTTGGTGGTTTTGATATTTTTAAATGCGATTTAAAAAACAATACAAAAGCCGAAAATCTGGGAAACGGGATTAACACTAAAAGTGACGATTTTTCTTTTAGTGTTAATTCTCTAAATAAAATCGGCTACTTTTCTTCAAACAGATCTGGCTCAGACAATATCTATCTTGCTATTCCTATTTGTCAATTTGAAACCTTAATAACTGTAAAAGATAGAATTACTAATGCATTTGTAAAGAATGCTGAAATCACTATTTTAGATAGTCAAAATCGCGAAATAGCAACTCAAAAGTCTGATAAAAATGGAAAAACAGACTTTAATGTAAGCTGTGAGGACTCGTATAGTATTTCAGTATCAAAAAAAGGCTACAACGATATTATAATTCCTGTTGAAGAATCAGAAGGGAATGATGTAACTATTAATGTTGACCTAGAGCCGATCAATGAAATCATTACAGAAAGAGAAGTTAAATTAAATAACATCTACTTTGCTTTCAATAAAAGTAACATCACCCAACAAGGTGCATTAGAGTTAGATAAATTGGTAAAAATCATGAAAGATTATCCAGAAATGAAAATCTTAGTGAGATCTCACACAGACACAAAAGGCGCTGTAGATTACAACAAAAAATTATCTGAAAGAAGAGCTGAATCAACAGTACAATATCTCATATCCAAAGGTGTTGACAAATCTAGATTATCTTCTGAAGGTGTTGGAAGCAATGAACCTCTTGTTAAGTGCACACCAAATTGCACAGATAGCCAAGATGCTAAAAACAGAAGGTCAGAGTTTTTAATCAAAAAGAACTAA
- a CDS encoding PorP/SprF family type IX secretion system membrane protein, with the protein MKKLYITISIAIAFITSSKAQQDPQYTQYMYNMNVVNPAYAGSKENLAIGLLYRTQWININDAPKTGTLSVHSPIGKNVGLGLSVISDKIGPVEENNIYADFSYTLNLGGEHRLAFGLKAGVTLQNIGFFSDIGNGFVNDSNDEAFSEDVSNANLNIGSGLFYYTDNYYVSFSIPNMLKNTFLDISNNGQQYTYGSEVLHYFLSAGYVFNLSENTKFKPSFLMKSAFEAPTSLDVSANFLLYNKFEIGATYRLDDSIGAMANFAVSPSIRVGYAYDHITSELSGATSSSHEVMLLFDLNFPKKVSISPRFF; encoded by the coding sequence ATGAAAAAATTATATATCACTATAAGTATTGCTATTGCTTTTATCACAAGCTCTAAAGCGCAACAAGACCCTCAATACACGCAATACATGTACAACATGAATGTAGTAAACCCTGCATATGCTGGTTCTAAAGAAAATTTAGCTATAGGCTTGTTGTATCGTACCCAATGGATAAACATTAACGATGCTCCCAAAACAGGAACTCTATCAGTTCATAGTCCAATAGGCAAAAATGTAGGTTTAGGTTTATCTGTAATTTCAGATAAAATTGGACCTGTTGAAGAAAATAACATTTACGCAGATTTCTCTTATACCTTAAACTTGGGTGGAGAACACCGTTTGGCTTTTGGCCTAAAAGCAGGAGTAACACTACAAAACATAGGCTTTTTTAGCGATATAGGAAATGGTTTTGTTAACGACTCTAATGATGAAGCTTTTAGCGAAGACGTTAGCAATGCTAATCTTAATATTGGTTCAGGATTGTTTTATTACACAGACAATTACTATGTATCGTTTTCTATTCCTAATATGCTAAAAAATACGTTTTTAGACATTAGCAATAACGGACAACAATATACTTATGGCTCTGAAGTGCTGCATTATTTTTTATCAGCAGGTTATGTGTTTAATCTTTCAGAAAACACAAAGTTTAAACCTTCATTCTTAATGAAGTCTGCTTTTGAAGCACCAACTTCGCTGGATGTTTCAGCCAATTTTTTATTGTATAATAAATTTGAAATTGGTGCAACCTATCGTTTAGATGATTCTATAGGTGCCATGGCAAATTTTGCTGTATCACCAAGCATAAGAGTTGGCTATGCTTACGACCACATAACTTCAGAACTAAGTGGAGCAACGTCCTCTTCGCATGAAGTTATGCTTTTATTCGATTTAAATTTCCCAAAGAAAGTGTCTATATCACCTAGATTTTTCTAA
- the thrA gene encoding bifunctional aspartate kinase/homoserine dehydrogenase I, translating into MKVLKFGGTSVANAENISKVIKILENESKKYEIAVVVSALGGTTDMLIEAGELATAKDENYLEVFQQIADRHNNVVEGLIKGQKKQTVLKQVNSKLEELKQILQGIYLINEFSNKTIDKIVSFGELLSSYIISEALEQTLQNSSLKDSRELILTDSTFTNAIVKTKETSTNISTFFKKNKDKVVLLPGFVSRNKNNDTTTLGRGGSDYTAALIASALKADVLEIWTDVSGMYTANPKLVKQAFPITEISYQEAMELSHFGAKVLYPPTVQPALQKNIPIHIKNTFAPTDKGTFITKKSKDKKEPVKGISHIENIALLTLEGNGMIGVPGFSKRLFSALSRSNINVVLITQASSEHSICVGVYSADAKKAKQIVDEEFVYEISKKKIKPLLVEDGLAIVAVVGDNMKNHQGISGRMFRALGKNNVNVRAIAQGASERNISAVISNKDIKKALTALHNRFFEKQIKTLNLFIVGVGNVGAILLNQINKQQSYLNENLLLNVKVVGISNSKKMIFDEEGIDLNSWNEQLKKGKKRSHTSFFDTVKEFNLSNSIFVDVTANEEVAKTYKDYLKESISVIACNKIACSSKYSDYQELKDLSRKYNASFLFETNVGAGLPVINTLNNLINSGDKITSIQAVLSGSLNFIFNNFDDNSSFHDIVKQAQEEGYTEPDSRIDLSGVDVARKILILAREAGFKLDLKDIKNQSFLPKESLKAKTVYDFYNTLKTEASHFSKLYNSAKNNDCQLKYVAEFNNGKARVGLKEINKEHPFYNLKGKDNIVLFFTERYIEQPLIIKGAGAGAEVTASGLFGDIITLGRN; encoded by the coding sequence GTGAAAGTACTCAAGTTTGGAGGCACTTCAGTTGCCAATGCCGAAAACATATCAAAGGTCATTAAGATTCTAGAAAACGAATCTAAAAAATATGAAATCGCTGTTGTAGTGTCAGCTCTTGGTGGTACAACAGACATGCTAATTGAAGCTGGTGAGCTTGCTACAGCTAAAGACGAAAACTACTTAGAGGTTTTTCAACAAATTGCAGATCGTCACAATAATGTTGTCGAAGGATTAATTAAAGGACAAAAAAAGCAAACCGTTCTAAAACAAGTCAATTCAAAGCTTGAAGAGTTAAAACAAATTCTTCAAGGCATTTACCTTATCAACGAGTTTTCTAACAAAACCATTGATAAAATTGTAAGTTTTGGAGAGCTTTTATCATCTTATATTATTTCTGAAGCCTTAGAACAAACTCTTCAAAATTCATCCTTAAAAGATAGCAGAGAACTCATTTTAACAGATTCTACATTTACAAATGCTATTGTAAAAACAAAGGAAACCTCAACTAACATTTCAACGTTTTTTAAAAAGAACAAAGACAAAGTTGTTTTGTTACCTGGTTTTGTTTCCAGAAACAAAAACAACGACACCACAACATTAGGAAGAGGTGGTTCAGATTACACGGCAGCATTAATTGCTTCAGCTTTAAAAGCAGACGTTTTAGAAATATGGACTGATGTTAGCGGCATGTATACAGCCAACCCAAAATTGGTAAAGCAAGCTTTTCCTATTACAGAGATTTCGTATCAGGAAGCCATGGAACTATCGCATTTTGGCGCTAAGGTATTGTATCCACCAACGGTTCAACCTGCTTTGCAAAAGAATATTCCTATTCACATAAAAAATACGTTTGCACCAACTGACAAAGGCACTTTTATTACCAAAAAAAGTAAAGACAAAAAAGAACCTGTAAAAGGCATAAGTCATATTGAAAATATTGCCCTACTAACATTAGAAGGCAATGGCATGATTGGTGTTCCCGGCTTTTCTAAGCGTTTGTTTTCTGCATTATCGAGAAGTAATATTAATGTAGTTTTAATTACTCAAGCTTCTTCAGAACACTCTATATGTGTAGGTGTTTACAGTGCTGATGCAAAAAAAGCAAAACAAATAGTTGACGAAGAATTTGTTTATGAAATCTCAAAAAAGAAAATAAAACCTCTGCTGGTTGAAGATGGTTTGGCTATTGTTGCCGTTGTTGGTGACAATATGAAAAACCATCAAGGCATTAGCGGCAGAATGTTTAGAGCATTGGGTAAAAACAATGTCAACGTAAGAGCTATAGCACAAGGAGCTTCAGAGCGAAATATCTCAGCGGTTATTTCTAACAAAGACATTAAAAAAGCACTTACGGCACTTCATAACCGCTTTTTTGAAAAGCAAATCAAAACCCTCAACTTATTTATTGTTGGCGTTGGTAATGTTGGTGCTATTTTATTAAATCAAATAAACAAACAACAAAGCTACCTGAACGAAAATCTATTGCTTAATGTCAAAGTTGTTGGCATTAGTAATTCTAAAAAAATGATTTTTGATGAGGAAGGAATTGATCTCAACTCTTGGAACGAACAGTTGAAAAAAGGAAAAAAACGATCTCACACATCTTTTTTTGATACCGTTAAAGAATTCAACCTTAGCAATAGCATTTTTGTAGATGTAACCGCAAACGAAGAAGTTGCAAAAACATACAAAGACTACTTAAAAGAAAGTATTTCGGTAATTGCCTGTAATAAAATTGCTTGTTCTTCTAAATATTCCGACTATCAAGAGTTAAAAGATTTATCGAGAAAATACAATGCTTCGTTTTTATTCGAAACTAATGTTGGCGCAGGATTACCAGTCATAAACACACTTAATAATTTAATAAATTCAGGAGATAAGATTACTTCAATTCAAGCCGTTTTATCTGGAAGTCTGAATTTTATTTTCAATAATTTTGATGACAACAGCAGTTTTCATGACATCGTGAAACAAGCCCAAGAAGAAGGTTACACAGAACCAGACTCAAGAATAGATTTAAGTGGTGTTGATGTGGCTAGAAAAATCTTAATTCTTGCTAGGGAAGCAGGTTTTAAACTCGATTTAAAAGACATTAAAAATCAATCGTTTTTACCAAAAGAAAGTCTAAAAGCAAAAACAGTCTATGATTTTTACAACACCTTAAAAACTGAAGCTTCGCATTTTAGCAAACTATACAATTCTGCCAAAAACAATGACTGTCAACTAAAATATGTTGCCGAGTTTAACAACGGTAAAGCTCGTGTAGGACTAAAAGAAATTAACAAAGAACATCCTTTTT
- a CDS encoding T9SS type B sorting domain-containing protein, whose protein sequence is MKHLIFFTCLVFSAIQLSAQEPNDCVNAITVCGNGNFMSNAVGSGNEFEVNACSGFEHNSLWLEVNIVQAGTLGFDLIPNDPDINVDYDFWVYGPNVNCGTLGNPIRCATTNPNQAGLPNNHTGINGSTTLTQTGPGANGNGYVYWLNVNVGESYFIVIDRPAGDGGFELQWTGTANEGTGAFPSQPNINEIDDVVQCSSTQDLAVFDLNGLSNSINSEAGTTVEYFASLADAVDNINQLPGIYANASNPQTIYAKATNGSTDCYNITEFDLVVSPIPEATMAVSDTEICEGDSINFTFTGTPNATVNYNIDGGTTQQITLDASGTAILTETPTVDITVSLENAQVLAADGTIVCSQLETDSETVTVVSLNAPTVINNSPICEGEDGELQFSGDANTEITYTVDGGANQNLTLDATGNFTLTLANLTATTIIDIISVTSPSAASCVLNINSTETITVNPLPTVIDPNPLLACNNGTNPNSATFDLDAQSATISNNEANVTVTYYETQLEAETGNTGDALVSPYDSTSANQTVFVRVETDLGCVDYTTLNLQVIDAPIANTPMALQSCDAANQGIGTFNLTDAEAEIIAGNTQAITVTYYVLETEAIAGTPQIADPTLFTNTTAYNQTVYARVDSDATDCFTIAPIALEVFDTPTVATVQPLDECDDASNDGIAQFNLDTQTPLLLDGATDITITYHASLTDAEGNISPLASPYTNTDIQQQTIYVRAENDFNTDCYSISSFNIIVTPVPTIIDPTPLEVCDDGTPDGITSIDLTLKNEEITASNPNYSVSYHIDLNDANNDANPLAIPYTNTVNGQVVVVRVEDINTGCYNTTTLELIVEQAPSANTPTPLEYCDEDSDGFGVFDLTSKDLEITGGDPTLTVSYHDTMANASNNVDALVSPYNNIMANTQTVYARVESSTIATNCETIVELNLIVNPTPQLGAVPTPLVVCDDASGDGFAQFDLPSKETEILQNLADPTLYTVSYYISESDAEAGTNSIVNPNNFTNINSYTQIIWVRVEDVNSGCYKLTTLELIVNQLPVLTQPSPLNLCDENNSGDEIETFNLEDTSNEILNGQTGISLTYHLTQLDADNGDNPITSPYTNIVNPQNIFVRATNESGCVSTITMLIRVNPIPSPTPPTNLEVCDDDNDGFTSFNLEDRTLEIIGGELNTQVTYHETLGDADSGINPLVSPYTNISINSQTIYIRLTNTLTGCYNASETLTISVLAIPEIPSALEDITICDTDNNGFSAFDLTLQNTEILGTQTNVALTYHVSEVDAESGNNPTSNPQNFTNTSNPQTIYVRLASTINDCYATGEFNISVELPPVAISPTPLELCDDEIDDEVTVFNLTDKNAEITGGNNSYEVSYYETQEEAEMQTNAINAEAYTNTSVNGAAANPQTIYAVVTDTDTGCVDYTTLTLRVLPNPTPTENLPRIELCDDNNSGDNTELFDLTTHELLLLNGENGVSPTYHISNEDAENGLAAIADPTMYSNISSPQTIYVRVTNDTTGCYTIVNFEIEVLPLPEISAITDFIVCEVNSDNIYNFDLASKNDEILNGLDATLYEVTYHISQEDADNIENALVSPYTNISNPQQIFVALTNTQTGCSVSSASFNIEVQEGALANSDGEDLTYQICDDEMDNDNVDTNNTATFDLTTLNEEVLDGQDPNNYIVSYYLNETDAELAINPLSTDYENIANPQTIWIRVDNNTLDTAGNDTSICYDVTSATIEVNSLPRVSLDDEYILCINTNGSEIIDSPILDSGLSTPDYAFVWYQDGIEIQGANEGQYLPSQGGIYSVIATNSNTQCESFEVSTTVTISEPPIVEANITSDAFSNSNSIEVTVTGSGIYEYSLDGDSWQDSSTFSDVSIGEHTITVRDKFGCGESYDIVTVMGYPKYFTPNGDGIHDTWNITIIENQDALISIFDRYGKLLKQISANSAGWNGTYNGNLMPSSDYWFVVEYNEPSSGERKEFRAHFALKR, encoded by the coding sequence ATGAAACATTTAATATTTTTTACTTGCTTAGTCTTTTCTGCAATACAGTTATCTGCACAAGAACCTAACGATTGTGTTAATGCTATAACGGTTTGTGGTAACGGTAACTTTATGTCTAATGCTGTTGGTTCTGGTAATGAATTTGAAGTAAATGCCTGTAGTGGCTTTGAGCACAATTCTCTATGGCTAGAAGTAAATATTGTGCAAGCAGGAACCTTAGGGTTTGACCTTATTCCTAACGATCCAGATATTAATGTAGATTACGATTTTTGGGTATATGGTCCTAATGTTAATTGTGGCACACTTGGCAACCCAATTAGATGCGCTACAACAAATCCAAACCAGGCTGGTCTTCCAAACAATCACACAGGAATTAACGGAAGTACAACATTAACGCAAACAGGTCCCGGAGCTAATGGAAACGGATATGTGTATTGGCTTAATGTAAATGTAGGCGAATCTTATTTCATTGTTATAGACAGACCTGCAGGTGATGGCGGTTTTGAATTACAATGGACAGGAACTGCCAACGAAGGTACAGGTGCATTTCCATCGCAACCAAATATAAACGAAATTGACGACGTTGTACAATGTAGCAGCACACAAGATTTAGCTGTTTTTGATTTAAACGGTCTTAGTAATTCAATTAATTCTGAAGCTGGTACCACAGTTGAATATTTTGCAAGTTTAGCAGATGCTGTTGATAATATTAATCAGTTGCCAGGTATTTATGCCAATGCTTCAAATCCTCAGACTATTTATGCAAAAGCAACAAATGGTTCAACAGATTGCTATAATATCACCGAATTCGATTTGGTTGTTTCTCCAATTCCAGAAGCTACAATGGCGGTTTCAGATACCGAAATCTGTGAAGGAGATTCTATAAATTTCACATTTACCGGAACACCAAATGCTACTGTAAATTATAACATCGATGGTGGTACAACTCAGCAAATTACATTAGATGCTTCTGGCACAGCAATCTTAACAGAGACACCAACAGTAGACATTACGGTTAGTTTAGAAAATGCTCAAGTTTTAGCAGCCGACGGAACCATTGTTTGCTCTCAATTAGAAACCGATTCAGAAACTGTAACTGTTGTTTCATTGAACGCTCCAACTGTAATTAATAATTCCCCAATATGTGAAGGCGAAGATGGTGAACTTCAGTTTTCTGGTGATGCAAACACCGAAATCACCTATACTGTTGATGGTGGAGCCAATCAAAATTTAACGTTAGATGCTACAGGAAATTTCACGTTAACCTTAGCTAACTTAACAGCAACAACTATTATTGATATTATTTCGGTAACCAGTCCAAGCGCAGCCAGCTGTGTGTTAAATATAAATTCTACTGAAACCATTACGGTAAATCCGTTACCAACAGTAATTGACCCAAATCCACTTTTGGCTTGTAACAATGGTACTAATCCTAATTCCGCAACGTTTGATTTAGATGCCCAAAGCGCTACAATTTCAAATAACGAAGCAAATGTTACAGTAACGTATTATGAAACACAATTAGAAGCCGAAACTGGAAATACAGGAGACGCTCTAGTATCTCCTTACGATAGCACTTCGGCAAACCAAACGGTATTTGTTCGTGTTGAAACCGATTTGGGCTGTGTAGACTACACCACACTAAATCTGCAAGTTATTGATGCTCCAATTGCCAATACACCAATGGCTCTTCAATCTTGTGATGCCGCTAACCAAGGTATTGGAACTTTTAATCTTACAGATGCTGAGGCAGAAATTATAGCAGGAAACACACAAGCAATAACAGTTACTTATTACGTACTTGAAACTGAGGCTATAGCTGGAACTCCACAAATTGCAGACCCAACCTTGTTCACAAATACTACAGCTTATAACCAGACGGTGTATGCTCGTGTAGATTCTGATGCCACCGACTGTTTTACTATAGCTCCTATAGCTCTCGAAGTTTTTGACACGCCAACCGTTGCTACTGTACAACCTCTAGATGAATGTGATGATGCTAGCAATGATGGTATTGCCCAATTCAATTTAGATACGCAAACTCCATTACTTTTAGATGGCGCAACAGATATTACAATAACATATCACGCTTCTTTAACAGATGCTGAGGGTAATATAAGTCCGTTAGCAAGTCCTTACACCAATACAGACATTCAGCAACAAACCATTTATGTTAGAGCCGAAAATGATTTTAATACAGATTGTTATTCCATTTCATCCTTCAATATAATTGTAACTCCAGTTCCTACTATTATAGACCCAACACCTTTAGAGGTTTGTGACGACGGTACTCCAGATGGTATTACAAGTATAGATTTAACATTAAAAAATGAAGAAATAACAGCCAGTAATCCCAACTATAGCGTGAGCTATCATATCGATTTAAACGATGCCAACAATGATGCAAATCCTTTAGCTATTCCATATACTAATACTGTAAACGGACAAGTTGTAGTTGTAAGAGTTGAAGATATTAATACCGGATGTTATAACACAACCACCTTAGAACTGATTGTAGAGCAAGCACCTTCTGCCAATACACCAACACCATTAGAATATTGTGACGAAGACAGTGATGGCTTTGGTGTTTTTGACTTAACCAGTAAAGATCTTGAAATTACAGGTGGTGATCCAACACTTACCGTAAGCTATCACGACACTATGGCGAATGCGTCTAATAATGTAGATGCTTTAGTAAGCCCATATAATAACATTATGGCTAATACGCAAACGGTTTATGCAAGGGTTGAAAGTTCAACAATTGCAACCAATTGCGAAACTATTGTTGAATTGAATTTAATCGTAAATCCAACACCTCAACTAGGTGCTGTACCTACTCCACTGGTAGTTTGCGACGATGCTTCTGGAGATGGTTTTGCACAATTTGATTTACCTAGCAAAGAAACAGAAATTCTTCAAAATTTAGCTGATCCAACTTTATATACAGTTTCATATTATATATCTGAAAGTGATGCTGAAGCCGGAACCAATTCAATAGTAAACCCAAACAATTTTACTAATATAAACAGCTATACCCAAATCATTTGGGTACGTGTAGAAGATGTTAATTCTGGATGTTATAAGTTGACAACGCTAGAGTTGATTGTTAATCAATTACCTGTCTTAACGCAACCTTCACCTTTAAATTTATGTGACGAAAACAATTCAGGTGATGAAATTGAAACTTTCAATCTTGAAGATACTTCTAATGAAATATTAAATGGACAGACTGGAATTAGCCTTACTTACCACCTAACACAATTAGATGCAGATAATGGAGACAATCCAATAACAAGTCCTTATACTAACATTGTTAATCCGCAAAACATTTTTGTAAGAGCTACTAACGAGTCAGGTTGTGTAAGTACAATAACTATGTTAATTAGAGTAAACCCAATACCATCGCCTACTCCACCAACAAATCTTGAGGTTTGTGATGATGATAATGACGGTTTTACCAGTTTCAATCTAGAAGATAGAACACTAGAAATTATTGGTGGAGAGCTAAACACCCAGGTCACCTACCACGAAACCCTTGGCGATGCTGATTCTGGAATAAACCCGCTAGTTAGTCCTTACACCAATATTTCTATAAATAGCCAGACCATATATATTAGGCTCACCAATACTTTAACAGGTTGTTATAACGCTTCAGAAACCTTAACTATTTCTGTTTTAGCAATTCCTGAAATTCCTTCGGCTTTAGAAGATATTACCATCTGCGACACTGACAACAATGGATTTTCAGCTTTCGATTTAACCCTTCAAAATACTGAAATTTTAGGTACTCAAACTAATGTAGCGTTAACTTACCATGTCTCTGAGGTAGATGCCGAATCTGGTAATAATCCTACATCAAATCCGCAAAATTTTACAAATACAAGCAACCCTCAAACAATCTATGTAAGATTAGCAAGTACGATTAACGATTGTTATGCTACAGGCGAATTTAACATTAGTGTAGAGTTACCTCCTGTTGCGATATCTCCCACTCCATTAGAGCTTTGTGATGATGAGATAGATGATGAAGTAACGGTTTTTAATCTCACAGATAAAAACGCTGAAATAACAGGTGGAAATAATAGTTACGAAGTAAGTTATTACGAAACTCAAGAGGAGGCAGAAATGCAAACCAATGCTATTAATGCCGAAGCTTACACTAACACTTCTGTTAATGGAGCTGCAGCAAATCCGCAAACAATATATGCTGTTGTTACAGATACAGATACTGGCTGTGTAGATTACACAACGCTAACACTAAGGGTTTTACCCAACCCAACACCAACAGAAAACTTACCTCGTATTGAGTTATGCGACGATAATAATTCTGGTGACAACACGGAGCTATTTGATTTAACTACACACGAATTATTATTACTCAATGGCGAAAATGGTGTATCACCGACTTATCACATTTCAAATGAAGATGCTGAAAACGGGTTAGCAGCTATAGCAGACCCAACCATGTATAGCAACATTAGCTCTCCTCAAACTATTTATGTTAGGGTTACTAATGATACAACGGGCTGCTATACCATCGTAAATTTTGAAATTGAAGTATTGCCACTTCCGGAGATAAGCGCCATTACAGATTTTATTGTTTGTGAGGTAAATTCAGACAACATTTACAACTTTGATTTAGCATCAAAGAATGACGAAATCTTAAACGGTCTTGATGCCACATTATACGAAGTAACCTATCATATTTCGCAAGAAGATGCCGACAATATTGAAAATGCACTTGTAAGTCCATACACCAATATTAGTAATCCGCAACAAATATTTGTAGCGCTAACAAATACTCAAACAGGTTGCTCTGTAAGTTCAGCTAGTTTTAATATCGAAGTTCAAGAAGGAGCTCTTGCCAATAGTGATGGTGAAGATTTAACTTATCAGATTTGTGATGATGAAATGGATAATGACAATGTTGACACAAACAATACAGCTACGTTTGATTTAACAACTTTAAACGAAGAAGTTTTAGATGGTCAAGATCCTAATAATTACATTGTAAGCTACTATCTTAATGAAACTGATGCTGAATTAGCGATAAACCCTTTATCTACAGATTATGAAAACATTGCTAATCCACAAACAATTTGGATAAGAGTAGACAACAACACTCTAGATACGGCTGGTAACGACACCTCTATTTGCTATGATGTAACTTCCGCTACTATAGAAGTAAACTCTTTACCTCGTGTAAGTCTAGATGATGAATATATACTCTGTATAAACACCAATGGTAGCGAAATTATTGATTCGCCTATTTTAGATTCTGGATTAAGCACACCAGACTATGCTTTTGTCTGGTATCAAGACGGTATTGAAATACAAGGCGCTAATGAAGGACAATATCTTCCATCGCAAGGAGGCATTTATAGTGTTATTGCAACAAATAGCAACACGCAATGTGAATCATTTGAAGTTAGCACAACCGTAACCATTAGCGAACCACCAATAGTTGAAGCTAATATTACATCTGATGCATTTTCAAATTCTAATAGTATTGAAGTGACTGTAACCGGAAGCGGTATCTATGAATATAGTCTAGATGGTGATTCTTGGCAAGACTCTTCAACCTTTTCAGATGTTTCTATAGGCGAACACACTATTACCGTTAGAGATAAATTTGGCTGTGGTGAAAGCTATGATATAGTAACCGTAATGGGTTATCCTAAATACTTTACACCTAATGGAGATGGTATTCATGATACATGGAATATAACCATAATAGAAAACCAAGACGCACTAATCTCTATCTTTGATAGGTATGGCAAATTATTAAAACAAATCAGTGCTAATAGTGCTGGATGGAATGGTACATATAATGGCAACCTTATGCCATCTAGCGATTATTGGTTTGTTGTAGAGTATAACGAGCCAAGTTCAGGCGAGAGAAAAGAGTTTAGGGCACATTTTGCTTTAAAGAGATAA